A genome region from Nocardioides cynanchi includes the following:
- a CDS encoding response regulator: protein MPVPPGSEPEPIRVIIVDDQELFRRGLTMLMDSEPGLDVVGEAGDGATGIELASSVAPDVVLLDVRMPKVSGIEACVAIKEAVPAAKILMLTVSDEESDLYEAVKSGASGYLLKDSSIEEVAQAVRVVADGQSLISPSMAVKLIDEFKQMSQPDRGPVTTFRLTERELEVLRLVAQGLNNKDIAKRLFISENTVKNHVRNLLEKLQLHSRMEAVLYAVREKLVELP, encoded by the coding sequence GTGCCAGTCCCCCCCGGCAGCGAGCCCGAGCCCATCCGCGTCATCATCGTCGACGACCAGGAGCTGTTCCGGCGTGGCCTGACCATGCTGATGGACTCCGAGCCCGGCCTGGACGTCGTCGGCGAGGCCGGCGACGGCGCCACCGGCATCGAGCTGGCCAGCAGCGTGGCACCCGACGTCGTGCTCCTCGACGTGCGGATGCCCAAGGTCTCCGGCATCGAGGCCTGCGTCGCGATCAAGGAGGCCGTGCCGGCCGCCAAGATCCTGATGCTGACGGTCTCCGACGAGGAGTCCGACCTCTACGAGGCGGTCAAGAGCGGGGCGAGCGGCTATCTCCTCAAGGACTCCTCGATCGAGGAGGTCGCGCAGGCGGTTCGGGTCGTGGCCGACGGCCAGTCCCTGATCAGCCCGTCGATGGCGGTCAAGCTGATCGACGAGTTCAAGCAGATGTCCCAGCCCGACCGCGGTCCGGTCACGACGTTCCGGCTCACCGAGCGCGAGCTCGAGGTGCTGCGCCTGGTCGCGCAGGGCCTGAACAACAAGGACATCGCCAAGCGGCTGTTCATCAGCGAGAACACCGTGAAGAACCACGTGCGCAACCTGCTGGAGAAGCTCCAGCTGCACTCGCGCATGGAGGCCGTGCTGTACGCCGTCCGCGAGAAGCTGGTCGAGCTGCCGTAG
- a CDS encoding multicopper oxidase domain-containing protein: MENRGKNVQAVVCTVAVGAALLLLSTTTPSAALAPTAAGPPTPAAAVPTATITIANFQFQPAVVALDQGGTLTVTNNDGFPHSFTSDAVDGADNPLFDVKIPAGASRTITAVSALGNGTYGFHCRFHPEMTGTLTVGTGGPVPTHVPAFEQPLVQPPRLSGKHLRIVMRKQKVRVLPHGPRTPMWTYGGSFPGPTIVRRTGRDTRVTFVNHLPRKVGAVTVHQHGGHQAAKYDGQPMDHLIRHGHRMTYDYPLVDAGKPLPAALRFYHDHRMGRTARNNWFGLQGMFLTTDPGDARRGLPHGRFDLPLMFTDRSFTQDNRLRNPFRKMSMPMPAARSMPPMAGMSGLAATDPSTLPSVGTKVLVNGRYAPYKYVEPGRYRLQILNASPFSSYDFSLSDGRPFVQIGTGSGLLPAPVTRQDILLGPAQRADVVVDFRHLEGTDVLLSSIPRTDGSTTGIGTRDAALMQFRVRGTTRQTARVPATLATIAPMRIPHHVAMTWTFGVSHDRHGAYWSINGKRYDPTRVDHRVTLGSTELWRLRNTSDLTHYVHLHEELWRTVSRDGRRPPPWERGYEDTWRLDPGETVLVAARFTDFTGDFMVHCHMLDHEDDAMMATFRVVPKKG; the protein is encoded by the coding sequence ATGGAGAACCGGGGGAAGAACGTCCAGGCTGTCGTCTGCACCGTCGCCGTGGGCGCGGCGCTCCTGCTGCTGTCGACGACGACCCCCTCGGCAGCCCTCGCTCCGACGGCGGCCGGGCCGCCGACGCCCGCCGCGGCCGTGCCCACCGCGACGATCACGATCGCCAACTTCCAGTTCCAGCCGGCGGTGGTCGCCCTCGACCAGGGCGGCACCCTGACGGTCACCAACAACGACGGCTTCCCCCACTCGTTCACCTCCGACGCGGTCGACGGGGCGGACAACCCCTTGTTCGACGTCAAGATCCCGGCCGGGGCGAGCAGGACGATCACCGCCGTCTCCGCCCTGGGCAACGGCACCTACGGGTTCCACTGCCGCTTCCACCCGGAGATGACCGGCACGCTGACCGTCGGCACCGGTGGGCCGGTGCCGACCCACGTGCCGGCGTTCGAGCAGCCGCTCGTCCAGCCACCGCGACTCAGCGGCAAGCACCTGCGGATCGTGATGCGCAAGCAGAAGGTGCGGGTGCTGCCCCACGGACCACGCACGCCGATGTGGACCTACGGCGGCTCGTTCCCCGGCCCGACCATCGTCCGCAGGACCGGCCGCGACACCCGGGTCACCTTCGTCAACCACCTGCCTCGCAAGGTCGGCGCGGTCACCGTGCACCAGCACGGCGGCCACCAGGCGGCGAAGTACGACGGCCAGCCGATGGACCACCTGATTCGGCACGGTCACCGGATGACCTACGACTACCCCCTCGTGGACGCCGGCAAGCCGCTGCCCGCGGCGCTGCGGTTCTACCACGACCACCGGATGGGTCGGACCGCCCGCAACAACTGGTTCGGGCTGCAGGGCATGTTCCTGACCACCGACCCCGGTGACGCCCGACGCGGTCTGCCGCACGGCAGGTTCGACCTGCCCCTGATGTTCACCGACCGGAGCTTCACCCAGGACAACCGCCTGCGCAACCCGTTCCGGAAGATGTCGATGCCGATGCCGGCTGCCCGGTCGATGCCGCCGATGGCCGGCATGTCAGGCCTCGCTGCGACCGACCCGTCGACCCTGCCCAGCGTCGGCACCAAGGTGCTCGTGAACGGGCGCTACGCGCCGTACAAGTACGTCGAGCCCGGCCGCTACCGGCTGCAGATCCTCAACGCCTCACCCTTCTCCAGCTACGACTTCTCGCTGTCCGACGGTCGGCCGTTCGTGCAGATCGGGACCGGCTCCGGCCTGCTGCCCGCGCCGGTGACCCGGCAGGACATCCTGCTCGGGCCGGCCCAGCGGGCCGACGTGGTGGTCGACTTCCGGCACCTCGAGGGCACCGACGTCCTGCTCTCCTCGATCCCCCGCACCGACGGCTCCACGACCGGCATCGGCACCCGTGACGCGGCCCTCATGCAGTTCCGGGTGCGTGGCACCACCCGGCAGACCGCTCGCGTCCCCGCGACGCTGGCCACCATCGCCCCGATGCGGATCCCGCACCACGTCGCCATGACGTGGACGTTCGGGGTCAGCCACGACCGGCACGGCGCCTACTGGTCGATCAACGGCAAGCGCTACGACCCGACCCGCGTCGACCACCGGGTGACGCTGGGCTCGACCGAGCTGTGGAGGCTGCGCAACACCAGCGACCTCACCCACTACGTCCACCTGCACGAGGAGCTCTGGCGCACGGTCAGCCGCGACGGCAGGCGCCCGCCACCGTGGGAGCGTGGCTACGAGGACACCTGGCGCCTCGACCCCGGCGAGACCGTGCTCGTGGCCGCGAGGTTCACCGACTTCACCGGCGACTTCATGGTGCACTGCCACATGCTCGACCACGAGGACGACGCCATGATGGCGACGTTCCGGGTGGTCCCGAAGAAGGGCTGA
- the hpf gene encoding ribosome hibernation-promoting factor, HPF/YfiA family: protein MDVVVTGRHCELSDRFRDHVADKLGRLEKHDHRIMRVQVEVENERNPRQADRAVRIELTAYSKGPVIRAEAAAVDKMGALDLAVDKMAAQMRRANDRKTRSHRNRQAANGVPPTLEATAAEEEHVVDRQAGPIAVTGDGPLVVREKSHAAQPMSLDQALYEMELVGHDFYLYVDQESHRPSVVYRRRGYDYGVISLEVGDAD, encoded by the coding sequence ATGGACGTGGTGGTCACCGGACGGCACTGCGAGCTGTCAGATCGCTTCCGAGATCATGTCGCCGACAAGCTCGGCCGGCTCGAGAAGCACGACCACCGGATCATGCGGGTTCAGGTCGAGGTGGAGAACGAACGCAACCCACGGCAGGCCGACCGGGCCGTCCGGATCGAGCTGACCGCCTACTCCAAGGGCCCCGTGATCCGGGCGGAGGCCGCCGCGGTCGACAAGATGGGTGCGCTCGACCTCGCCGTCGACAAGATGGCCGCCCAGATGCGCCGGGCGAACGACCGCAAGACGCGCTCGCACCGCAACCGCCAGGCCGCGAACGGCGTGCCGCCCACCCTCGAGGCAACGGCGGCCGAGGAGGAGCACGTCGTCGACCGTCAGGCGGGCCCGATCGCGGTCACCGGCGACGGCCCGCTCGTGGTCCGCGAGAAGAGCCATGCCGCGCAGCCGATGTCGCTCGACCAGGCGCTCTACGAGATGGAGCTGGTCGGGCACGACTTCTACCTCTACGTCGACCAGGAGAGCCACCGGCCGTCGGTGGTCTACCGGCGGCGCGGCTACGACTACGGCGTGATCTCGCTCGAGGTCGGCGACGCGGACTGA
- a CDS encoding ComF family protein, whose product MLDAARDLILGSSCLGCGRAGRLLCDPCRDGLDVVPAPAWPTPIPAGLVSPWAATSYDGTVRDLVIGHKEHRLLALARPLGGLLAAAVAAAVDDLGPLSAPVLLVPVPSRPSTVRQRGHEPTTALTRCAAAVLRRRGLGALCVPLLRTRPGIADQSGLDAVARAANLGGALRCDPRALGRLARQGRAVHVVVCDDVLTTGATAAEAQRSLRAVGLAPLAVAVVAATRRRFPPEVPRSPGTG is encoded by the coding sequence GTGCTCGATGCCGCCCGCGACCTGATCCTGGGCTCCTCCTGCCTCGGCTGCGGCCGGGCGGGGCGGCTCCTCTGCGACCCCTGCCGCGACGGTCTCGACGTCGTGCCGGCACCGGCGTGGCCGACCCCGATCCCCGCCGGTCTGGTCTCGCCGTGGGCCGCGACGTCGTACGACGGCACCGTGCGCGACCTCGTGATCGGTCACAAGGAGCATCGCCTGCTGGCCCTGGCCCGTCCGCTGGGCGGGCTCCTGGCGGCTGCCGTCGCGGCCGCCGTCGACGACCTCGGGCCGCTGTCGGCGCCGGTCCTGCTGGTCCCCGTGCCCTCGCGACCCTCGACGGTGCGGCAGCGGGGTCACGAGCCGACCACCGCCCTCACGCGCTGCGCCGCGGCTGTGCTGCGGCGCCGCGGTCTCGGCGCGCTCTGCGTGCCCCTGCTGCGGACCCGACCGGGCATCGCCGACCAGTCCGGGCTGGACGCCGTTGCCCGGGCCGCCAACCTCGGCGGTGCCCTGCGCTGCGACCCGCGCGCCCTGGGTCGACTCGCGCGTCAGGGCCGTGCCGTGCACGTCGTCGTCTGCGACGACGTGCTGACCACCGGAGCGACCGCGGCCGAGGCGCAACGGTCGCTGCGCGCGGTCGGCCTGGCCCCGCTCGCCGTGGCCGTCGTCGCCGCCACACGCCGCCGGTTCCCCCCTGAGGTACCGCGATCACCCGGCACGGGCTAG
- a CDS encoding sec-independent translocase, protein MFGVGLPELAVIAFVAVLVFGPDKLPEFARQAGRFAKQMRQFAREARDELREELGPEYADLELRDLDPRTIVRKHIAEAMSEAMADPPKARVPALDVDEIPPYDLEAT, encoded by the coding sequence ATGTTCGGAGTCGGACTGCCGGAGCTGGCGGTGATCGCGTTCGTCGCCGTGCTCGTGTTCGGGCCCGACAAGCTGCCGGAGTTCGCCCGCCAGGCCGGCCGGTTCGCCAAGCAGATGCGCCAGTTCGCGCGCGAGGCGCGCGACGAGCTGCGTGAGGAGCTGGGTCCGGAGTACGCCGACCTCGAGCTGCGCGACCTCGACCCGCGAACGATCGTCCGCAAGCACATCGCCGAGGCGATGAGCGAGGCCATGGCCGACCCGCCGAAGGCCCGGGTCCCGGCGCTCGACGTCGACGAGATCCCGCCGTACGACCTGGAAGCGACCTAG
- a CDS encoding Rv3235 family protein, with the protein MTEPHNVVTLRQWEPETPVASVQGTLALDLGPLVEVPEPHPRRRDDAALLDVVPVDLVRRRRFEQHAARIGAALVEIVGGDRPVSQVLRWTTPEVYQDLARRAHLVARAVGRRPGTGGLQAVRPQLVAAHTSFVSESSAEVSLHVRYGERSRAVAARFELIQGRWQVSALEFA; encoded by the coding sequence ATGACCGAGCCGCACAACGTGGTCACCCTCAGGCAGTGGGAGCCGGAGACCCCGGTGGCCAGCGTCCAGGGCACCCTGGCCCTGGACCTCGGGCCGCTGGTGGAGGTGCCCGAGCCGCACCCACGTCGGCGCGACGACGCGGCCCTGCTCGACGTCGTACCCGTCGACCTGGTCCGGCGCCGCCGCTTCGAGCAGCACGCCGCCCGGATCGGCGCCGCGCTCGTCGAGATCGTCGGTGGCGACCGACCGGTCTCGCAGGTGCTGCGCTGGACGACGCCGGAGGTCTACCAGGACCTCGCCCGTCGGGCCCACCTGGTGGCCCGTGCGGTCGGGCGCCGCCCGGGCACCGGCGGCCTCCAGGCGGTACGCCCGCAGCTCGTCGCCGCGCACACCAGCTTCGTCTCCGAGAGCTCGGCCGAGGTCAGCCTGCACGTGCGGTACGGCGAGCGGTCGCGCGCCGTCGCCGCCCGCTTCGAGCTGATCCAGGGCCGCTGGCAGGTCAGCGCCCTGGAGTTCGCGTGA
- the secA gene encoding preprotein translocase subunit SecA → MPAIIDKLLRIGEGKILRQLEAISRAVNAIEDDFVAMTDDELRAQTVEFKERLAAGESLDDLMPEAFATVREAAKRVIGQRHYDVQIMGGAALHLGNIAEMKTGEGKTLVATLPAYLNALEGKGVHVVTVNDYLAKYHAEWMGRIHHFLGLTTGVILPSMKPDERREAYACDVTYGTNNELGFDYLRDNMAGSIEECVQRTHHYAIVDEVDSILIDEARTPLIISGPTQDEVRWYAEFAKLTRNLTRDVDYEVDEKKRTISVLEPGITKVEDHLGIDNLYESANTPLISFLNNSIKAKELFRNDKEYVVMDGEVLIVDEHTGRMLAGRRYNDGLHQAIEAKEGVEVQEEYQTLATVTLQNYFRLYTKLSGMTGTAMTEASEFDKIYKLGVVPIPTNEPVGRVDQPDLVYRTEEAKYDAVVDDIAERHAKGQPILVGTVSVEKSEHLSNKLRKRGIPHSVLNAKVHADEAKIVAMAGHKGAVTVATNMAGRGTDIMLGGSVEFLADAELRKRGLEPTGETAEEYEAAWPGTLETIKAQVATEHDAVRAVGGLYVVGTERHESRRIDNQLRGRSGRQGDPGESRFYLSLEDELMRLFKSDWVDRILQVLKIPDDVPIENKRVTGAIANAQGQIESQNFESRKNVLKYDDVMDRQRHVIYAERRSVLEGADLQEQISTFIDDVVEGFVLGATEDFAEEWDLDNLTVQLKQIWPVSLDLQAMADEVGGVDGLDRDELIEALKQDAHAAYQAREDEIGSEAMRELERRVVLSVLDRKWREHLYEMDYLREGIGLRGYAQRDPLVEYQREGFDMFAAVMDGIKEESVGFLFNLEVELVEADDDEPVADEDQAEEPMARVLPSAPAPGDHDHRPHIQAKGLEPERRPANLSYSAPSEDASVFGGVSDEPAPTPGRTVTNADDEFAGVGRNALCPCGSGKKYKRCHGAPGGPTGLTARIS, encoded by the coding sequence GTGCCTGCCATCATCGACAAGCTCCTCCGCATCGGCGAGGGCAAGATCCTGCGTCAGCTGGAGGCGATCTCGCGCGCGGTCAACGCCATCGAGGACGACTTCGTGGCCATGACCGACGACGAGCTGCGTGCGCAGACCGTCGAGTTCAAGGAGCGGCTGGCCGCGGGCGAGTCGCTCGACGACCTGATGCCCGAGGCGTTCGCCACCGTGCGCGAGGCCGCGAAGCGGGTGATCGGCCAGCGCCACTACGACGTCCAGATCATGGGTGGGGCCGCGCTCCACCTCGGCAACATCGCGGAGATGAAGACCGGTGAGGGCAAGACGCTGGTCGCCACGCTCCCGGCGTACCTCAACGCACTGGAGGGCAAGGGCGTCCACGTCGTCACCGTCAACGACTACCTCGCGAAGTACCACGCGGAGTGGATGGGCCGGATCCACCACTTCCTCGGCCTGACCACCGGGGTGATCCTGCCGTCGATGAAGCCCGACGAGCGCCGCGAGGCCTACGCCTGCGACGTCACCTACGGCACCAACAACGAGCTCGGCTTCGACTACCTCCGCGACAACATGGCCGGCTCCATCGAGGAGTGCGTGCAGCGGACCCACCATTACGCCATCGTCGACGAGGTCGACTCGATCCTGATCGACGAGGCGCGCACCCCGCTGATCATCAGCGGCCCCACGCAGGACGAGGTCCGCTGGTATGCCGAGTTCGCCAAGCTGACCCGCAACCTGACCCGCGACGTCGACTACGAGGTCGACGAGAAGAAGCGCACTATCTCGGTGCTCGAGCCGGGCATCACCAAGGTCGAGGACCACCTCGGCATCGACAACCTCTACGAGTCGGCGAACACGCCGCTGATCTCGTTCCTCAACAACTCGATCAAGGCCAAGGAGCTGTTCCGCAACGACAAGGAGTACGTCGTCATGGACGGCGAGGTGCTCATCGTCGACGAGCACACCGGCCGGATGCTGGCGGGTCGCCGCTACAACGACGGCCTGCACCAGGCGATCGAGGCCAAGGAGGGGGTGGAGGTCCAGGAGGAGTACCAGACGCTCGCGACCGTCACCCTCCAGAACTACTTCCGCCTCTACACGAAGCTGTCCGGGATGACCGGGACGGCGATGACCGAGGCCAGCGAGTTCGACAAGATCTACAAGCTCGGCGTGGTGCCGATCCCCACCAACGAGCCGGTCGGCCGCGTCGACCAGCCCGACCTCGTCTACCGCACCGAGGAGGCGAAGTACGACGCGGTCGTCGACGACATCGCCGAGCGCCACGCCAAGGGCCAGCCGATCCTGGTCGGCACCGTCTCGGTCGAGAAGTCCGAGCACCTGTCCAACAAGCTGCGCAAGCGCGGCATCCCGCACTCGGTGCTGAACGCCAAGGTCCATGCCGACGAGGCGAAGATCGTGGCCATGGCCGGGCACAAGGGTGCGGTCACGGTGGCCACCAACATGGCCGGCCGCGGCACCGACATCATGCTCGGTGGGTCCGTGGAGTTCCTCGCCGACGCCGAGCTCCGCAAGCGTGGTCTCGAGCCGACCGGTGAGACCGCCGAGGAGTACGAAGCAGCCTGGCCCGGCACCCTGGAGACGATCAAGGCCCAGGTCGCCACCGAGCACGACGCCGTCCGCGCGGTCGGCGGCCTCTACGTCGTCGGGACCGAGCGCCACGAGTCGCGCCGGATCGACAACCAGCTGCGTGGTCGCTCCGGCCGCCAGGGCGACCCGGGCGAGTCCCGGTTCTACCTCTCGCTCGAGGACGAGCTGATGCGGTTGTTCAAGTCCGACTGGGTCGACCGCATCCTCCAGGTGCTGAAGATCCCCGACGACGTCCCGATCGAGAACAAGCGGGTCACCGGCGCGATCGCCAACGCCCAGGGCCAGATCGAGTCGCAGAACTTCGAGTCCCGCAAGAACGTCCTGAAGTACGACGACGTGATGGACCGCCAGCGTCACGTGATCTACGCCGAGCGTCGCAGCGTCCTGGAGGGCGCCGACCTCCAGGAGCAGATCAGCACCTTCATCGACGACGTCGTCGAGGGCTTCGTGCTCGGCGCGACCGAGGACTTCGCGGAGGAGTGGGACCTCGACAACCTCACCGTCCAGCTCAAGCAGATCTGGCCGGTGTCGCTGGACCTCCAGGCGATGGCCGACGAGGTCGGTGGCGTCGACGGCCTCGACCGCGACGAGCTGATCGAGGCGCTGAAGCAGGACGCCCACGCCGCCTACCAGGCCCGTGAGGACGAGATCGGGTCCGAGGCGATGCGCGAGCTCGAACGACGCGTGGTGCTCTCGGTGCTCGACCGCAAGTGGCGCGAGCACCTCTACGAGATGGACTACCTGCGCGAGGGCATCGGCCTGCGCGGCTACGCCCAGCGCGACCCGCTCGTGGAGTACCAGCGCGAGGGCTTCGACATGTTCGCCGCGGTCATGGACGGCATCAAGGAGGAGTCCGTCGGCTTCCTCTTCAACCTCGAGGTCGAGCTGGTCGAGGCCGACGACGACGAGCCGGTGGCCGACGAGGACCAGGCTGAGGAGCCGATGGCGAGGGTGCTGCCGTCGGCACCGGCACCCGGTGACCACGATCACCGTCCGCACATCCAGGCCAAGGGCCTGGAGCCGGAGCGGCGGCCGGCCAACCTGTCCTACTCGGCTCCCTCGGAGGATGCCTCGGTCTTCGGCGGCGTCAGCGACGAGCCGGCACCGACGCCGGGCCGCACGGTGACCAACGCCGACGACGAGTTCGCCGGGGTCGGGCGCAACGCGCTGTGCCCCTGCGGGTCCGGCAAGAAGTACAAGAGGTGCCACGGCGCGCCCGGCGGCCCCACCGGCCTGACCGCGCGGATCAGCTAG
- a CDS encoding winged helix-turn-helix domain-containing protein encodes MRSLTQAQARRIALAAQGFLDPPHAAPTMRTLTRTLARTGVLQVDSVNVLQRAHYMPLYSRMGAYDVDLVRRASEQAPRRMVEYWAHVQAFMPVDLWPVMRHRMASYRTQRHKWWGTVVTEDLTAGLLAEIADRGASTARDLDDGLPRSKEHWGWNWSATRRALDYLFVTGDVAIAGRNSQFEIRYDLPERVVPREYVDAPTPSLADARRELVLRAARSHGVATGRCLADYYRMRLQPGVDGTMAAQDAIDELVAEGELEPVTIQGWRRPAYLHRDARLPRRVGARALLSPFDPVVWERERAEHLFDFHYRIEIYTPPEKRVHGYYVLPFLLGDQIVGRVDLKADRGTGRLLVKAAYTEPCAPPGTATELAAELGRLAGWLGLDRVVVEPRGDLAATLTVAAVTAGL; translated from the coding sequence GTGCGCTCGCTGACCCAGGCCCAGGCCCGCCGGATCGCCCTGGCCGCCCAGGGCTTCCTCGACCCGCCGCACGCGGCGCCGACGATGCGCACCCTGACCCGCACCCTCGCCCGCACCGGCGTGCTCCAGGTGGACTCCGTCAACGTGCTCCAACGCGCCCACTACATGCCGCTCTACTCCCGGATGGGCGCCTACGACGTCGACCTGGTCAGGCGGGCGTCCGAGCAGGCCCCGCGGCGGATGGTGGAGTACTGGGCGCACGTGCAGGCGTTCATGCCGGTCGACCTGTGGCCGGTGATGCGGCACCGGATGGCGTCGTACCGCACCCAGCGGCACAAGTGGTGGGGCACGGTCGTCACCGAGGACCTCACCGCCGGACTGCTGGCCGAGATCGCCGACCGGGGGGCGTCGACCGCCCGCGACCTGGACGACGGCCTGCCCCGCTCCAAGGAGCACTGGGGCTGGAACTGGTCGGCGACGCGGCGTGCCCTCGACTACCTCTTCGTCACCGGCGACGTCGCCATCGCAGGGCGCAACAGCCAGTTCGAGATCCGCTACGACCTGCCCGAGCGGGTCGTCCCGCGGGAGTACGTCGACGCACCGACGCCGAGCCTGGCCGACGCGCGTCGCGAGCTGGTGCTGCGCGCGGCCCGCTCCCACGGGGTCGCGACCGGGCGCTGCCTGGCCGACTACTACCGGATGCGGCTGCAGCCCGGCGTCGACGGCACGATGGCGGCGCAGGACGCGATCGACGAGCTGGTGGCCGAGGGTGAGCTCGAGCCGGTGACGATCCAGGGCTGGCGCCGGCCGGCCTATCTCCACCGCGACGCCCGGCTGCCGCGGCGGGTCGGGGCCCGGGCGCTCCTGAGCCCGTTCGACCCCGTGGTCTGGGAGCGCGAGCGCGCCGAGCACCTCTTCGACTTCCACTACCGGATCGAGATCTACACCCCGCCCGAGAAGCGCGTCCACGGCTACTACGTGCTGCCGTTCCTGCTCGGCGACCAGATCGTGGGCCGGGTGGACCTCAAGGCCGACCGGGGGACCGGGAGGTTGCTGGTGAAGGCGGCCTACACCGAGCCGTGCGCCCCGCCCGGCACCGCCACCGAGCTGGCGGCCGAGCTCGGCCGGCTGGCCGGCTGGCTGGGCCTCGACCGGGTCGTGGTCGAGCCCCGCGGCGACCTGGCGGCCACACTCACCGTCGCCGCGGTGACGGCAGGGCTCTGA
- a CDS encoding LysM peptidoglycan-binding domain-containing protein — MTLGSRGGRGRCFVVWCGASTALVGAFLLARRGVADASAAVTRHGLGRLPFDRAVSDLAAALLLACALWLWLLTSYVALEAARGHTGPGPRWVPGGLRRLVLSACGVAVVGALSSPAVAATGSGPHAGPRHHPAYAVAHVPVTGLPLPERAAVSRRSAPAPVGAGPRGPADATVVVAPGDTLWSIAARQVPDDAPDAVVADRWHAIYAANRSRIGPDPDLILPGLLLHVPGKERP, encoded by the coding sequence GTGACTCTCGGGAGCCGCGGCGGCCGTGGTCGCTGCTTCGTCGTGTGGTGCGGCGCCAGCACCGCGCTGGTCGGCGCGTTCCTCCTGGCCCGGCGGGGTGTCGCCGATGCCTCGGCGGCGGTGACGCGGCACGGTCTCGGCCGGCTCCCGTTCGACCGGGCCGTGTCCGACCTCGCTGCGGCCCTGCTCCTGGCCTGCGCCCTGTGGCTGTGGCTGCTGACGTCGTACGTCGCCCTCGAGGCGGCCCGCGGACACACCGGCCCGGGGCCTCGCTGGGTGCCCGGCGGCCTGCGACGCCTGGTGCTGTCGGCGTGCGGGGTCGCAGTGGTGGGTGCCCTGTCCTCCCCGGCCGTCGCTGCCACCGGGTCCGGCCCCCACGCCGGCCCGCGGCACCACCCGGCGTACGCAGTCGCACACGTCCCCGTCACCGGGCTGCCGCTCCCGGAGCGTGCCGCTGTGTCCCGGCGATCCGCACCGGCCCCGGTCGGCGCCGGACCACGCGGGCCGGCCGACGCGACGGTGGTGGTCGCACCGGGCGACACCCTGTGGTCGATCGCGGCGCGACAGGTGCCGGACGACGCCCCGGACGCCGTCGTGGCCGATCGCTGGCACGCGATCTATGCCGCCAACCGGAGCCGGATCGGCCCGGACCCCGACCTGATCCTCCCCGGCCTCCTGCTGCACGTCCCCGGAAAGGAACGCCCATGA